Proteins from a genomic interval of Prevotella sp. E13-27:
- a CDS encoding bifunctional UDP-3-O-[3-hydroxymyristoyl] N-acetylglucosamine deacetylase/3-hydroxyacyl-ACP dehydratase: MMKQKTLKGSFSLCGKGLHTGLSLTVTFNPAPENHGYKIQRIDLEGMPIIDGVAENVVDTQRGTVLAKGDAKVSTVEHALSALYALGVDNCLIQVNGPEFPILDGSAIKYVEKINEIGTEEQNAPKDYYVIRKKIEVKDEETGSCITILPDEEFSLTAMCSFQSKFINSQFATLDDQSKFAEEIAPARTFVFVRDIEPLLQANLIKGGDLDNAIVMYERQISQEQLDKLADMIGVEHRDATELGYIQHKPLVWENECTRHKLLDIIGDMALIGKPIKGRIIATRPGHTINNKFARQMRAEIRKHEIQAPAYDPNEEPIMDVNRIRELLPHRYPMQLVDKVIALGPTSIVGVKNITANEPFFQGHFPQEPVMPGVLQVEAMAQCGGLLILNTLDEPERYSTYFMKIDGVKFRQKVVPGDTLLFKVELLAPLRHGISSMKGYVFVGDKVVSEATFSAQIIKNK; encoded by the coding sequence GTTTTTCACTCTGCGGAAAAGGCCTTCACACAGGACTTAGTCTCACAGTAACATTCAACCCCGCTCCTGAGAACCACGGCTACAAGATACAGCGCATAGACCTTGAGGGTATGCCCATCATCGACGGCGTAGCAGAAAACGTGGTTGACACTCAGCGCGGCACCGTGCTTGCCAAGGGCGACGCAAAGGTATCGACTGTTGAGCACGCTCTCTCAGCACTCTACGCTCTGGGAGTTGACAACTGTCTCATTCAGGTAAACGGTCCTGAGTTCCCAATCCTTGACGGCAGCGCCATCAAGTATGTGGAGAAGATCAACGAGATAGGCACTGAAGAGCAGAACGCTCCAAAAGACTACTATGTCATTCGCAAGAAGATTGAGGTGAAGGACGAAGAGACCGGTTCTTGCATCACCATACTGCCAGACGAGGAGTTCTCGCTGACAGCCATGTGCTCATTCCAGTCGAAGTTCATAAACAGCCAGTTCGCAACACTCGACGACCAGTCGAAGTTCGCTGAGGAGATTGCGCCCGCGCGTACCTTTGTATTCGTAAGAGATATTGAGCCACTGCTTCAGGCAAACCTCATCAAGGGTGGTGACCTCGACAACGCCATCGTAATGTATGAGCGTCAGATATCACAGGAGCAGCTGGACAAGCTGGCAGACATGATAGGTGTGGAGCACCGTGACGCCACAGAGCTGGGATATATTCAGCACAAGCCCCTCGTATGGGAGAACGAGTGCACACGTCACAAGCTGCTGGACATCATAGGCGACATGGCGCTGATAGGCAAGCCCATCAAGGGACGTATCATTGCCACACGCCCTGGTCACACCATCAATAACAAGTTTGCACGCCAGATGCGCGCAGAGATTCGTAAGCACGAGATTCAGGCTCCTGCCTACGATCCAAACGAGGAGCCGATAATGGACGTTAACCGCATACGCGAGCTGCTGCCCCACCGCTACCCCATGCAGTTGGTAGATAAGGTGATAGCTCTTGGTCCCACAAGCATCGTTGGTGTGAAGAACATCACCGCTAACGAGCCATTCTTCCAGGGACACTTCCCACAGGAGCCAGTGATGCCCGGCGTGCTTCAGGTAGAGGCAATGGCACAATGCGGTGGTCTGCTCATTCTGAACACACTCGACGAGCCAGAGCGCTACTCTACATACTTCATGAAGATTGACGGAGTGAAGTTCCGTCAGAAGGTGGTTCCTGGCGACACGCTGCTCTTCAAGGTTGAACTGCTTGCTCCACTGCGCCACGGCATCTCTTCGATGAAGGGATATGTCTTCGTGGGCGACAAGGTTGTGTCAGAGGCTACATTCTCAGCACAGATTATCAAGAACAAATAA
- the lpxA gene encoding acyl-ACP--UDP-N-acetylglucosamine O-acyltransferase, with the protein MNQIHPMAIVDPEAKLGDNNFIGPFCVINKDVVIGDNNKFVNSVTVHDGARIGNGNEFFPGASIATKPQDLKFKGEITTAEIGDNNSIRENVTISRGTASKGKTVVGSGNLLMENMHVAHDCVIGNGCIIGNSTKFAGEVVVHDNAIISAEVLIHQFNNIGGYVMIQGGTRSSQDIPPYVIAGKEPVRFAGVNLIGLRRRGFSNETIEQIHDAYRIIYASAVLKDGITEARAKYPDSKEVEYICSFIENSKRGIIR; encoded by the coding sequence ATGAACCAGATTCATCCAATGGCCATTGTTGATCCAGAGGCAAAACTCGGTGACAACAATTTCATCGGTCCATTCTGCGTGATAAACAAAGATGTAGTAATCGGTGACAACAACAAGTTCGTGAACAGTGTAACCGTACACGACGGAGCACGCATAGGCAACGGCAACGAGTTCTTCCCAGGAGCAAGCATCGCCACAAAGCCACAAGACCTGAAGTTCAAGGGTGAGATAACCACAGCAGAGATTGGCGACAACAACTCTATTCGCGAGAATGTTACCATCAGCCGCGGCACTGCCTCGAAGGGCAAGACCGTGGTAGGCTCTGGCAACCTGCTCATGGAGAACATGCACGTGGCTCACGACTGTGTCATCGGCAACGGATGTATCATTGGCAACTCAACTAAGTTTGCCGGCGAGGTAGTGGTACACGACAACGCCATCATCTCAGCCGAGGTGCTCATCCACCAGTTCAACAACATAGGCGGCTATGTGATGATTCAGGGCGGCACACGCTCAAGTCAGGACATTCCTCCTTATGTCATCGCTGGCAAGGAGCCTGTACGCTTCGCTGGTGTGAATCTCATAGGTCTGCGCCGTCGCGGATTCAGCAACGAGACAATAGAACAGATCCACGACGCCTATCGCATCATCTATGCAAGTGCAGTGCTCAAAGACGGTATCACCGAGGCACGCGCCAAGTATCCTGACTCAAAGGAAGTGGAGTACATCTGCTCATTCATAGAGAACTCAAAGCGAGGAATCATCCGTTAA